In the Pseudoalteromonas sp. A25 genome, TGCACAGGCAGAGTAATTTTGTGTGCCGGGTTATAACCGTTAGGACAGGAAGGTATGTATGTATGTATGTATGTATGTATGTATGTATGTATGTAAGCGATAAACCACCATTAACCGTATCGCTCGACATCATTATACGAGGCGCTGCTTGATTTGGCCCAAGCCATTACTAACGGATACTTTAGCATCAGCGCCATTAAATAAGACTAGATTTGGAGGTAAGTGACCAATATCGACATCATATATAACAGGAATATTGATATGACCAAGCACATCATCCAAAGCCTGCTGTGATGAGATCTCTTTGCCACAATTGTGCGTCACGGCATTGCGACCTATCAATAAACCGTTGATCTGCTCAAATACGCCCTTAAATTTCAAACTCAGCAAAGCGCGTTTAAATGCGGTTGGAGAAAGCTCGGCATTTTCGATATATAAAATAATGCCCTCTGGCGAAAAACATTGCTTCAAATGATCTAAATCCAAATACTCGCTGCCCAATAAGTATTGCAAAGTATCTAAACACCCACCAATCAATCGCCCTTGAATAGTAACGTTTGTATTTGCTGGGTAAGTTTTCCACTCAGTTTGCTCGGTGACATTTAATAAACTATTTGGATGGCTTGCAAATGACTCCCCCTGAAGCTGGTAGCCACTCGAGGCTTGCTGCTCACAGATGTAGCCTTTTTGCGCGCGCGATAAGTGCAGCAATGTTTGCCGCGTTAATATATCCGTTTCATCAGCATGAAGCTGCATCAGATTTGCGCAGTGGGCACTTGACCAGCCAAGTTTATTCATCAGCACTAGCTGCACGGTACTTATGTCTGAAAAGCCAAACACCCATTTCGGTTTAGCCGCTTTTAAGCGTGCAAAATCTAACAGCGGCAAAATTTCCATCGCAAATTCTCCGCCCCAAGGGGCGGCAATGGCGTTGATGCTGTCGTCACATAAAAATGCCATCAGCTCTGCTGCTCTTTGCTGTGCGCTCGCACTGACATGCTTAACATTGTCACGCAAACACTCACCTTCAAGCACCTCAAAGCCGCAATTTCGCAAATGACTTAACACAAGATCCAAACGGGGATGAAACTCTTTGCGCACACCACTAGAGAACGCGGTCACCGCAATTGTGCTGCCGGGTTTCAATGCTTTGGGGTAAATTAGCTGATCCATACCCGTATGCTATTTCCAATATTCTATGATTTTAGATACTTTCGAGCCGTTAAATTCAAAAACGCTAAGGTGATTTTCCAGCGTCCCCTCACGCTCTTGTTGGCGTTCTACCGATACTGCATCATGCCCCACGATCATACTCATGATCTTATATCGTGGTGTAGTTCGGTTGTAATTACCTTCTTTTAGAAATTTGACGTAGTTGTTATACAAATGCTGCCGTGAATACGTGCCACCGTAGACCTTATGCACATACTGAAAGTCATCAGTAAAATTGGCAAATAGTGCATCAACCTCTGATACTTTGGAATCTTTCATTAAAATAGCATTTTGCAGGATATTGATAGCTTTGACTCGTTCTTCAAGCTGCGCTTTTGAGAGGCTTTCAGTTTCTGTTGCCTGTACCATCAGCGCAAACATAGCCAAAAACCCCATTAATATATGTTTCATCTCTATATCCCTTTATTATTTTATTTTTAGCAAGATAACGAAAAGCAATATGCACAACAACTACGTTTTGTAAGTATATGTGAATTGAAACATTCCAGTTCACACAATAAAGCAACAAAAAACCCGGCAATTGCCGGGTTTTTTGTAGCTAGACGCTGGAGGGGATGTTTACATCATGCCACCCATTCCACCCATGCCGCCCATACCGCCCATATCTGGTGCAGCTGGCTCATCTTTAGGTAGTTCAGCAACCATTGCTTCAGTAGTGATCATAAGACCTGCTACTGATGCTGCGTACTGTAGTGCAGAACGCGTTACTTTAGTTGGGTCAAGGATCCCCATTTCAATCATGTCGTTGTATTCACCGTTTGCCGCGTTGTAACCATAGTTACCTTCGCCTGCTTTAACGTTGTTTACAACTACTGATGCTTCGTCACCCGCATTTGATACGATTTGACGAAGAGGCGCTTCCATTGCACGAAGTGCTACTTTAATACCGTGGTTTTGGTCTTCGTTGTCACCTAATAGGTCAACAAGTTTGTTCGCTACACGTACTAGTGCAACACCACCACCTGGTACTACGCCTTCTTCAACCGCAGCGCGAGTTGCGTGTAATGCATCTTCTACGCGGTCTTTTTTCTCTTTCATTTCAACTTCAGTTGCTGCGCCAACTTTGATTACTGCAACACCACCAGCAAGTTTTGCCATGCGCTCTTGTAGTTTCTCTTTGTCGTAGTCTGAAGTTGCTTCTTCGATTTGTGCTTTAATTTGTGCAACACGGCCATCAATGCCTTCTTGCTCGCCAGCACCATCGATGATCGTTGTGTCGTCTTTAGTGATCACAACGCGCTTAGCTGTACCTAAGTCTTCAATTGTTGATTTCTCAAGCTCTAGGCCAATCTCTTCAGAGATAACTGTACCACCAGTTAGGATAGCGATGTCTTGTAGCATTGCTTTACGACGGTCGCCAAAACCAGGTGCTTTAACCGCAGCTACTTTTACAATGCCACGCATGTTGTTTACAACAAGTGTCGCAAGTGCTTCACCTTCAAGGTCTTCTGCAATGATTAGTAGTGGCTTGCTGGTTTTAGCAACCGCTTCTAATGTAGGCAGAAGTTCACGGATGTTAGAGATTTTCTTATCTACTAATAGGATATGTGGGTTATCTAGCTCAACCGCACCTTTTTCAGCGTTGTTGATGAAATAAGGTGATAGGTAACCGCGGTCAAACTGCATACCCTCAACAACGTCTAGTTCGTTTTCTAACGACTGACCTTCTTCAACCGTAATTACGCCTGACTCACGGCCTACTTTTTCCATTGCATTAGCAATGATCTCACCGATTTCTAAATCAGAGTTAGCAGAGATAGTACCTACTTGTGCGATTGCTTTGGTGTCAGCACATGGTACTGAAAGCGCTTTAAGTTCAGCAACTGCTGCGATTACTGCTTTGTCGATACCACGCTTAAGGTCCATCGGGTTCATACCCGCTGCAACCGCTTTTAAGCCTTCATTTACGATAGATTGTGCAAGTACTGTTGCTGTCGTTGTACCGTCACCCGCTGCATCGTTCGCTTTAGATGCAACTTCTTTAACCATTTGTGCGCCCATGTTCTCGAACTTGTCTTCAAGCTCAATTTCTTTTGCTACAGATACACCATCTTTGGTGATCACTGGTGCGCCAAATGATTTGTCTAAAACTACGTTACGACCTTTAGGGCCAAGCGTTACACGTACTGCGTTTGCTAAAATGTTTACACCCGCTAGCATCTTAGTGCGAGCATCATTTGCAAATAAAACTTCTTTTGCTGCCATTGTTAAAATTCCTATTTAAATTTGGTTAATTCGAAAAATGAAAAGTAGGATTAGCCTACAATGCCTAAAATGTTGTCTTCACGCATGATCAGGTACTCTTGACCTTCGATCTTTTCAGTTTTTTCAACATAAGAGCCAAATAGCACGGTATCGCCTGCTTTTACTTCTAGCGCTCTTACTTCACCATTGTCGAGTACGCGGCCATTACCTACAGCGATAACTTCACCACGAGTTGACTTTTCTGCGGCAGAGCCCGTTAAAACGATACCGCCAGCAGATTTTGTTTCTTCTTCAAGACGCTTGATGATTACGCGATCATGTAAAGGACGAATGTTCATTTGTTTTGTTCTCCTAACAGTTTCTGAACAACTACAGAAAAATTCTTTAAAACTTCAGTTGCCATCATTTATGGGGGTGGTGTTTTTAAAACCCAAGTAAAAAAATGAAAATTTTTTAATCTTTTCTTTGATACTCGCCTTCGATGGTATTTGATGGATGTTCTTTATTTTGGCTGTGCGTATCATCTGCATGTTCAAATGGATGAGCAGCACCACTGTGATGTGTAAATGTCGTGTGAGATTGAGACATACTCGATTGCATTTTTACTGTGACTTGTTTCATCAGTGCTTTTGCTAACTGCGCGCGGATCGCTGGGGTTAAAAGCATAAAGCCCAAGATGTCTGTCATGATCCCAGGCGTCATCAGTAACACACCCGCGATTATCACACATAGGCCAGCAAACAACTCCGTAGCAGGCATTTGTCCCTGCGCCATTTGACCTTGTACATTACTATAAGCACTTAGCCCTTGTTGCTTCACCAACTTTGCACCGAAAATTGCGGTTAAAATTACCAACGCTATCGTTGCTACACCACCAATAATGTCACTCACTTGAATAAGCAGTGCAATTTCAATGATGGGCACCACAATAAACAATACAAATAAAATACGAAACATACTTTCTCCTAAATCAATGAAACTTAAATATGGGTCATTCGGTCTCATTTCAAGCACTGAACACCACTAAAGCTACTCAGACTTATTTTGCTTTTATCTATAGACACTTGGGATGGCTATTAGTTTGGGCTACTATGGTGAAAGTTTATTCTTTGTGAAGGTATAGAGCATGGCTCCCCAGTACAAGTTAATTATGACCACTTGCGCAAACCAACAAGATGCAAACCAACTTGCAAAACAGCTCGTTGAGCTAAAACTTGCTGCTTGCGTGAATATTTTACCAACCGTTGAGTCTGTTTATATGTGGCAAGACGAAGTGGTACAGCAAACAGAAACCAAAATGTTTATAAAAACCAAATCAGAGAAATTAAACAAAGTGATTAACACGATTAAAGAGTTGCATAGCTACGAAGTACCCGAAATACAGGTACTTGATATCACTGGCGGCAACTTGGCTTTTTTCAATTGGATGGATGAGGTACTGAGTTAATGCGCACCCTGTTGTTTATTCTTTCGCTACTATGGTTATTACCCGCTCAAGCAAACAACGATATTCTTAACAGCCTTATCGCGCCAAAACAGGATACGTTTTTACCGGTTAACGAAGCTTTTAAATTTGATTTTGACCAACAAGGCAATATTTTATTCACTGGCTGGGATATTGCCCCTGGTTATTATCTTTATAAGAAAAAACTTGAGTTCATCGCCAAAGGGGCAGACATCAAAGTGCCTGAGTACGCGAAAGGCAAAGAGATTGAAGACGAGTTTTTTGGCAAAACCGAAGTGTATTTTGATTCATTTTCGGTTGTTTCTAAGCTGAGTGATATCAGTGATGGGTCCGTTGTAAAGATCCGCTATCAGGGCTGTGCAGAGGCAGGGCTATGTTACCCCCCTGAAGTGATCACCGTGCCACTATCAACGCTTGCGATGGTTAATGGCGCAAATGAGGCAAATACAGCAAGTAACGCTTTAACTGATACGGCTTCTAAAACATCTATCACAGACAACAAAGACTCTTCAGAGCCCTCTTTTACTGAACGCTTAGCGAGTCAAAGTTTACTCACCAATTTACTCATCTTCTTTATGGTCGGTGTGGGTTTGGCATTTACACCCTGTGTATTTCCAATGTTCCCTATTTTATCTAGCTTAATTGCCGGCCAGAAGGGTCTATCGACTAAAAAAGCCTTTACCTTATCGTTTGTATATGTGCAAGGCATGGCTGTCACCTATGCCCTACTCGGTTTAGTCGTGGCAGCATTAGGAGGCCAAGTTCAAGGCTACATACAACACCCAGCGGTACTGATCAGCTTTAGTTTATTGTTTGTTTTACTGGCGATGGCCATGTTCGGGTGGTATGAAATAAAGCTACCGAGTGGCGTGATGAATAAACTCACAGCAATCAGCAATCAACAAAAAGGCGGCAACTACTTAGGTGTATTTGCTATGGGGGTGCTCTCTGGTTTAATCGCATCGCCTTGTACTACAGCCCCTCTTTCAGCGGCTTTATTATATGTAGCCCAAAGTGGTGACTACTTTGTTGGTGGTATTACCTTATACGCATTAAGCCTAGGGATGGGGCTGCCGTTACTATTGCTTGGCACATCCGGCGGAAAACTGCTCCCCAAAGCGGGTGCTTGGATGGAGCAAGTAAAGATCCTCTTTGGCTTTATTATGCTTGTTGTACCGCTGATTTTACTAGAACGGATCCTCGATTTTGACATTATCTTATGGATGGCCAGTGGCCTGATGTTAGCCACTGCCCTGTACCTTCACCATTGGCAAAGTCAGCAAAGCACGAGCATATTCAAGTCACTGTTGTGGGGCATCGCATCGCTATTATTGGTTGCGTCATTGCTCGTTAGCAAACAGCTAATTTGGCCAGCTAAAACGATTAATATTACTCAGCAAGAACAAGGGGTGAAAAAGTTTCAGTTAGTTGAAGATTTAAGTGCGCTCAGAGCTGCAATTGATGAAGCCAATGATAATGGTCAAATTGCCATTGTAGATCTGTATGCTGAGTGGTGTGTAGCCTGTAAAGAGTTTGAAAAATACACATTTTTCGAGCCAGAGGTACAAGAGCAGTTTCAACACTATGCGCTATTAAAGCTAGATTTAACGCAAAATGATGAGAAAAGTATCGAAATCATGAAAGAGTTCAATGTTTTTGGTCTGCCCACTATGTTGTTTT is a window encoding:
- a CDS encoding S66 family peptidase — protein: MDQLIYPKALKPGSTIAVTAFSSGVRKEFHPRLDLVLSHLRNCGFEVLEGECLRDNVKHVSASAQQRAAELMAFLCDDSINAIAAPWGGEFAMEILPLLDFARLKAAKPKWVFGFSDISTVQLVLMNKLGWSSAHCANLMQLHADETDILTRQTLLHLSRAQKGYICEQQASSGYQLQGESFASHPNSLLNVTEQTEWKTYPANTNVTIQGRLIGGCLDTLQYLLGSEYLDLDHLKQCFSPEGIILYIENAELSPTAFKRALLSLKFKGVFEQINGLLIGRNAVTHNCGKEISSQQALDDVLGHINIPVIYDVDIGHLPPNLVLFNGADAKVSVSNGLGQIKQRLV
- the groL gene encoding chaperonin GroEL (60 kDa chaperone family; promotes refolding of misfolded polypeptides especially under stressful conditions; forms two stacked rings of heptamers to form a barrel-shaped 14mer; ends can be capped by GroES; misfolded proteins enter the barrel where they are refolded when GroES binds), whose product is MAAKEVLFANDARTKMLAGVNILANAVRVTLGPKGRNVVLDKSFGAPVITKDGVSVAKEIELEDKFENMGAQMVKEVASKANDAAGDGTTTATVLAQSIVNEGLKAVAAGMNPMDLKRGIDKAVIAAVAELKALSVPCADTKAIAQVGTISANSDLEIGEIIANAMEKVGRESGVITVEEGQSLENELDVVEGMQFDRGYLSPYFINNAEKGAVELDNPHILLVDKKISNIRELLPTLEAVAKTSKPLLIIAEDLEGEALATLVVNNMRGIVKVAAVKAPGFGDRRKAMLQDIAILTGGTVISEEIGLELEKSTIEDLGTAKRVVITKDDTTIIDGAGEQEGIDGRVAQIKAQIEEATSDYDKEKLQERMAKLAGGVAVIKVGAATEVEMKEKKDRVEDALHATRAAVEEGVVPGGGVALVRVANKLVDLLGDNEDQNHGIKVALRAMEAPLRQIVSNAGDEASVVVNNVKAGEGNYGYNAANGEYNDMIEMGILDPTKVTRSALQYAASVAGLMITTEAMVAELPKDEPAAPDMGGMGGMGGMGGMM
- a CDS encoding co-chaperone GroES, whose amino-acid sequence is MNIRPLHDRVIIKRLEEETKSAGGIVLTGSAAEKSTRGEVIAVGNGRVLDNGEVRALEVKAGDTVLFGSYVEKTEKIEGQEYLIMREDNILGIVG
- a CDS encoding FxsA family protein; the encoded protein is MFRILFVLFIVVPIIEIALLIQVSDIIGGVATIALVILTAIFGAKLVKQQGLSAYSNVQGQMAQGQMPATELFAGLCVIIAGVLLMTPGIMTDILGFMLLTPAIRAQLAKALMKQVTVKMQSSMSQSHTTFTHHSGAAHPFEHADDTHSQNKEHPSNTIEGEYQRKD
- the cutA gene encoding divalent-cation tolerance protein CutA; protein product: MAPQYKLIMTTCANQQDANQLAKQLVELKLAACVNILPTVESVYMWQDEVVQQTETKMFIKTKSEKLNKVINTIKELHSYEVPEIQVLDITGGNLAFFNWMDEVLS
- a CDS encoding protein-disulfide reductase DsbD; the protein is MRTLLFILSLLWLLPAQANNDILNSLIAPKQDTFLPVNEAFKFDFDQQGNILFTGWDIAPGYYLYKKKLEFIAKGADIKVPEYAKGKEIEDEFFGKTEVYFDSFSVVSKLSDISDGSVVKIRYQGCAEAGLCYPPEVITVPLSTLAMVNGANEANTASNALTDTASKTSITDNKDSSEPSFTERLASQSLLTNLLIFFMVGVGLAFTPCVFPMFPILSSLIAGQKGLSTKKAFTLSFVYVQGMAVTYALLGLVVAALGGQVQGYIQHPAVLISFSLLFVLLAMAMFGWYEIKLPSGVMNKLTAISNQQKGGNYLGVFAMGVLSGLIASPCTTAPLSAALLYVAQSGDYFVGGITLYALSLGMGLPLLLLGTSGGKLLPKAGAWMEQVKILFGFIMLVVPLILLERILDFDIILWMASGLMLATALYLHHWQSQQSTSIFKSLLWGIASLLLVASLLVSKQLIWPAKTINITQQEQGVKKFQLVEDLSALRAAIDEANDNGQIAIVDLYAEWCVACKEFEKYTFFEPEVQEQFQHYALLKLDLTQNDEKSIEIMKEFNVFGLPTMLFFDKQGNELPDLRITGFMGPAPFSSHLKKVRELVK